The following coding sequences lie in one Spinacia oleracea cultivar Varoflay chromosome 1, BTI_SOV_V1, whole genome shotgun sequence genomic window:
- the LOC110785451 gene encoding uncharacterized protein: MCKSFGGTLDGAALEWLTNVPPGSISCLSELINAFYQQFASSRQLEKQTSDLYWLVQGPTESVHDYFNRFNCEKIGIKNCDVRTAIEAFKRGLIPNSELYREITKYPCATFEEVRSRATAQMRIEDDEVIRTASQRSTGGSSDRRSYTPRNNNWRHQPYVRQNQVQSVNQYYDTNNVYRNERVEHPNISDYGFNVDIGGVVNALQNVGGTVRWPRKSDRPDSMKNMSKWCDFHRDNGHITEECISLKKEVAYLLKRGHLKELLSDKGKETFSKEQTTLPGPTISSERPDPPPFNKVVNVISGGSDICGLTSSAAKKINRGESETMEEGQTEDEVALHKSLTAMAITFDDSDSVDTQREHHDGLVISLPIGNALIKRILVDNGSSPNVLFLEALQEMGLEEKNIVRRSTVLVGFSGEALRTVGEILLPTYAEGVNMMTKFNVVDCPSAYNVILGRPWIHKMKAVPSTYHQSIKFPTKWGVMEIKGQQRDAKKCYETALKPSKSSI; encoded by the coding sequence TCACGAACGTCCCTCCCGGATCCATCTCCTGTTTGTCCGAACTCATCAACGCCTTCTACCAACAGTTCGCCAGCAGTCGCCAGTTGGAGAAACAAACCAGTGATCTCTATTGGTTGGTTCAAGGGCCAACCGAGTCGGTACACGATTattttaaccgttttaattgtgaaaaaattggtATAAAAAACTGTGATGTCAGGACTGCTATTGAGGCGTTCAAAAGAGGCCTCATCCCCAATTCGGAGTTATACCGGGAaataaccaaatacccctgtgCAACTTTCGAAGAGGTGCGATCAAGGGCCACCGCCCAGATGCGAATCGAAGACGACGAGGTCATCCGAACAGCATCTCAACGGTCGACAGGGGGCAGCAGCGACAGAAGATCGTACACCCCGAGGAACAACAACTGGCGTCACCAACCATACGTTCGGCAAAACCAGGTACAAAGTGTCAATCAGTATTATGATACTAACAATGTTTACAGGAATGAGCGGGTCGAACACCCTAACATCTCCGACTACGGCTTCAACGTCGACATCGGAGGTGTGGTGAACGCCCTTCAAAATGTAGGTGGAACAGTCAGATGGCCCCGGAAGAGCGACAGACCGGACTCCATGAAGAACATGAGCAAATGGTGCGACTTCCACCGCGACAACGGCCACATAACCGAGGAGTGCATCTCCCTCAAAAAGGAGGTCGCATACCTCCTGAAACGGGGGCATCTAAAAGAGCTGTTGAGCGACAAGGGAAAAGAAACGTTCTCCAAAGAGCAAACCACCCTGCCCGGCCCAACAATAAGCAGCGAGCGACCAGATCCACCACCGTTCAATAAAGTGGTAAACGTCATTTCCGGTGGTTCAGATATTTGTGGACTAACTtcttctgcagctaaaaaaATTAACAGGGGAGAGTCTGAAACCATGGAAGAGGGGCAAACCGAAGACGAGGTCGCACTGCACAAGTCCCTGACCGCAATGGCTATCACTTTCGACGACTCAGATTCTGTAGACACACAGCGGGAACATCACGACGGGTTGGTAATATCGCTCCCAATAGGGAACGCCTTGATAAAAAGGATACTGGTCGACAACGGAAGCTCACCCAACGTACTGTTCTTGGaagcactacaagaaatgggATTAGAAGAGAAAAATATTGTAAGGAGATCAACAGTTCTGGTAGGATTCAGTGGAGAGGCACTACGGACAGTAGGAGAGATATTGCTGCCTACATACGCAGAAGGCGTCAACATGATGACCAAGTTCAACGTCGTCGATTGTCCATCAGCGTACAACGTCATCCTAGGACgaccatggatccacaaaatgaagGCAGTACCATCAACATACCACCAATCAATCAAGTTTCCAACCAAATGGGGggtcatggaaatcaaaggacAACAAAGAGATGCGAAGAAATGTTATGAGACGGCACTGAAACCATCCAAGTCGTCCATCTAG